The following DNA comes from Candidatus Desulfofervidus auxilii.
TGAGTTTCAAGAGGTGTTAAGTCAATTTGATCTAAAGGTGGGAAAACAATACCTTTTTCCTTTGCCATCTCTTCAATACTACATACCCGTGCATGAGCATATTGGACATAGAATACTGGATTTTCCATTGTTTGCTGTTTTGCTACTTCTAAATCAAATTCAAGATGGCTATCACAAGAACGAGTAAGAAAGATAAAACGAGCGGCATCCTTTCCAACCTCTTCTAAAACTTCTCTTAAAGTAATAAATTCTCCAGCTCTAGTAGACATAGCTACTGGTTTTCCACCTCTTTTTAAATGTACTAATTGTACTAATAGGATTTTTAAGATTGTTGGATCATAACCCATAGCTTGAATACCTGCTTTAATCCTGGGTACATATCCATGGTGATCAGCTCCCCAAATATTTACAATTAAATCAAAACCACGTTCCAATTTATCTTTATGATAAGCTAAATCAGAAGCAAAATAAGTTGTATTTCCATTAGCTTTTACTAATACTCGATCCTTTTCATCTCCATATTTAGAAGAAACAAACCATAAAGCACCATCTTTACTATAAACAAGTTTTTTTTCTTTAAACCATTGCAAAAGTTTGCTTATTTTTCCTGTATTAACAAGTTGTTTTTCACTAAACCAACAATCAAAAGAAACACCAAAATTATTTAAATCTTTTTTTATTTCTTTTAAGATTTTTTTGCTAGCAAATTCTGCTAAATCAGCTATTGCTTTTTTTTCTTCCATTTCTTTATACTTCAAACCATCTTTTTCATAAATTTCCCTAGCTATTTCTTTAATATATTCTCCTTTGTAACAATCCTGAGGAAATTCATTTTTTTCTCCTAACAATTCTAAATAACGCAAATATACAGATTTTCCTAAAATATACATTTGATTTCCTACATCATTAATATAATATTCACGAAAAACTTCATATCCAGCAAAATCAAGGATATTGGCTAATGTATCACCAACAGCAGCGCCTCTTCCATGACCTATGTGTAAAGGACCTGTAGGATTAGCACTGACAAATTCTAAAATTACTTTTATTCCCTTTTTTGAACTTCGTCCATAACTTTCTGCTTTAGTAATTATTTCTTTGAGTACTTTCTGCCATGCTTTCGGTTTTAAAAAAAAATTAATAAAACCAGGACCAGCTACTTCTACTTTTTCTAACCATTCACAAGTAGGTAAATGAGAAACAATTAATTCTGCTATACGACGAGGTGGTTGTTTGAGGTGTTCTGCTAGTAAAAAGGCAATATTTGTAGCAAAATCTCCATAGCTTTCTATTTTTGGGACTTCTACATTAAAATTAGAAATTTCTAAATCAGAAAATGCTTTTTTTGAAGCAAAAAGAAGAATCTCCCTAATCTTTTTCTTCATTTTTCTTTTCTTCTTCCTCTTCTGATTTTATAGAAACATCTCTTACAAAATCCGGACAACGAAAACTACCTGCTTCTTGTTGGATGGTAAATTTTTTTTGACAAAATTCTCGCCAAGCACAAACTGCACATAATTTTATTTGTTCTTCAACCATTATATCCTCCCTCATGTTTTAATAAAAAAATTTTCCAATCAAGTCCAGCAGAATAACCACTGATTCCGTTTTTTCCTACAATACGGTGGCAAGGAATAAAAATAGGTAAAGGATTTGCACGACATGCTTGGGCTACTGCTCTTATTCCTTTTGGGAAACCTGATTTAATAGCTAAATCTTGATAAGTAATAGTTTGTCCATAAGGTACTTTTAAGATATTTTGCCAAACCATTTTTTGGAATAATGTACCAATAAAAAGAATAGGAAGATGAAAATAAAATTTTGAAGAAAAATAGTTAATTAAAGCTTTTTCTGCTTTTTTAAAGATTGATTCTCTTTTTTTCTCCAATTTTATATTTCCCAAATGGCGCTTTAAATGTTTAAAAGTAGGGGTTTCTTTTATTAAAGGTGCTTTTTTTGTTTTAAAATCAGGTAAAATCATACCACATAATTGATTATCAAATGCTAATAAAATAAATTCTCCTTGTTCACAAATAAAATAGTTATAAATTAAAATGTTTCTCATTTTTTCCAACCAGATAAATACTTTTCAGCTCCTACTGCTGCTATTGCTCCATCACCTACTGCTGTAGCAATCTGCTTTAAAGGGCCATTTCTCACATCACCAGCAGCAAATATACCTGGAATAGAAGTTTGGCAAAAATTATCAGTAATAATATATCCATTTTCATCTAAACTGACTAAATCCTTTACTAATTCTGAATTTGGTTGAAATCCAATAAAAATGAAACACCCATTTACTTTTAATTCCTCTTTTTCTCCTGTTTTTACATTTTCTAAAACTAATCCTTCTACTTTATTTTCCCCTTTAATTTCTTTGACTATTGTATTCCAAATGAATTCAATTTTTTCATTTTTAAAGGCTTCTTCTTGAAGGGCTTTTGCTGCCCTTAGTTCATCCCTCCGATGGATGATAAATACTTTTTTAGCAAATTTTGTTAAATGAA
Coding sequences within:
- the argS gene encoding arginine--tRNA ligase translates to MKKKIREILLFASKKAFSDLEISNFNVEVPKIESYGDFATNIAFLLAEHLKQPPRRIAELIVSHLPTCEWLEKVEVAGPGFINFFLKPKAWQKVLKEIITKAESYGRSSKKGIKVILEFVSANPTGPLHIGHGRGAAVGDTLANILDFAGYEVFREYYINDVGNQMYILGKSVYLRYLELLGEKNEFPQDCYKGEYIKEIAREIYEKDGLKYKEMEEKKAIADLAEFASKKILKEIKKDLNNFGVSFDCWFSEKQLVNTGKISKLLQWFKEKKLVYSKDGALWFVSSKYGDEKDRVLVKANGNTTYFASDLAYHKDKLERGFDLIVNIWGADHHGYVPRIKAGIQAMGYDPTILKILLVQLVHLKRGGKPVAMSTRAGEFITLREVLEEVGKDAARFIFLTRSCDSHLEFDLEVAKQQTMENPVFYVQYAHARVCSIEEMAKEKGIVFPPLDQIDLTPLETQDEINLIKLLAKFPEVIEDAARTLEPHQIPYYLTELAGEFHRYYNHYRILGTPKEICEARFALAQAVKKVIKTGLNLLGVSAPEKM
- a CDS encoding methylated-DNA--[protein]-cysteine S-methyltransferase; amino-acid sequence: MRNILIYNYFICEQGEFILLAFDNQLCGMILPDFKTKKAPLIKETPTFKHLKRHLGNIKLEKKRESIFKKAEKALINYFSSKFYFHLPILFIGTLFQKMVWQNILKVPYGQTITYQDLAIKSGFPKGIRAVAQACRANPLPIFIPCHRIVGKNGISGYSAGLDWKIFLLKHEGGYNG